One genomic window of Actinoalloteichus hoggarensis includes the following:
- the cas3 gene encoding CRISPR-associated helicase Cas3' codes for MSTEGDDVVTGDAGGDAAEIEHRVLVDLRLWGKERDLGRRYPAIFHLVDTAAVAAALWDDMVAPGLREDIAAELGLSVAAAGRTVQFWAALHDIGKLTPHFQCQLELPAGYPTPGHETPAHDRAAHLWLASALAEYGYPGGRRPLARLIAEVLGAHHGRFHRIDPGDLLPAKLPFLGLGTGPWEEQRRATSEVLAEILRPAVPTASLSRSSAMVVAGLVILADWLASQTRYIKTRLDAVPVAGTLAAVRAFHAGSASAAPGLVAAAGLTRLRLRPGSFAEEFPDFWPNALQASLAEHLPSAVTGPGLLMIAAPTGFGKTEAALFSARVLGAAAGRPGIYVALPTTATADQMFARVARYLSRRGVGDVSQALLHGMAWLSPVDEMIAKAVSADGVSGDRETRARFPEWMRGRKRGLLAGVGIGTIDQALLAVLPTRHNALRMFALAGKTVVIDEVHAFGPYMRSLLVTLLSWLGELRIPVVLLSATLPAHVAAELAAAYRGSAAPGELTDPVVSYPGWTYVQRDTPPISHAVSFPAEQRRTLLVERRPIAVGDDGELDRISVLTREFGDLAAEGGCAAVICTTVAQAQQTYDGLLSWRATVPASQRPDVVLLHSRFPVWQREAITTRVTTGLGRDGVRPDRLILVSTQVIEQSLDLDLDFLVSDLAPVELLLQRAGRLHRHPSRDAGRPPWASAVGGEPRRMVVLTAPEGDLTRIPGAWSYIYPAAALIRADRLLAEREASGIVVPDDVQELVDRGNPGDFPAHQDPLLVGFEKAETERSADVMVEQQFAHNRQIPQPRRLTRLADLSVGDMPPEDHAATRFNADSVRVLPCYEDVDRELRLGGPNGETLPTPDSQGQLARAELIAVMRHTIPVSGHLVAGRGDDHALPPPWRDIWPLGDLVLLRQPVDETGRISPARIGERTFLLDAERGLVEVGEG; via the coding sequence GTGAGTACCGAGGGTGACGATGTGGTGACGGGCGATGCCGGCGGGGACGCGGCGGAGATCGAGCACCGGGTACTGGTGGATCTGCGGTTGTGGGGGAAGGAACGCGACCTCGGCAGGCGGTATCCCGCGATCTTCCATCTCGTGGACACGGCTGCCGTGGCGGCGGCGCTGTGGGACGACATGGTGGCGCCGGGGTTGCGCGAAGACATCGCGGCCGAGCTGGGGCTGTCCGTGGCGGCGGCTGGGCGGACGGTGCAGTTCTGGGCCGCGCTGCACGACATCGGGAAACTGACCCCGCATTTCCAGTGCCAGCTCGAACTGCCCGCCGGGTACCCGACGCCCGGTCACGAGACGCCCGCCCACGATCGCGCCGCGCACCTCTGGCTCGCCTCCGCCCTGGCCGAGTACGGCTATCCGGGCGGGCGGCGTCCGCTGGCGCGGCTGATCGCCGAGGTGCTCGGCGCCCATCACGGGCGGTTCCATCGGATCGACCCCGGTGATCTCCTCCCCGCGAAGCTGCCGTTCCTCGGCCTCGGGACGGGGCCGTGGGAGGAGCAGCGGCGGGCGACGTCGGAGGTGCTGGCGGAGATTCTGCGGCCCGCGGTTCCCACCGCGTCGTTGAGTCGGTCGTCGGCGATGGTGGTGGCGGGCCTGGTGATCCTCGCCGACTGGCTCGCCAGCCAGACGCGCTACATCAAGACCAGGCTCGACGCCGTCCCCGTCGCGGGGACGCTCGCCGCGGTGCGTGCCTTCCACGCCGGTTCGGCGTCGGCCGCCCCTGGACTCGTCGCCGCGGCAGGCCTGACCCGGTTGCGGCTGCGGCCGGGCTCCTTCGCCGAGGAATTCCCGGACTTCTGGCCCAACGCGTTGCAGGCGAGCCTGGCCGAGCACCTGCCCTCGGCGGTGACCGGGCCGGGGCTGCTGATGATCGCGGCGCCCACCGGCTTCGGCAAGACGGAGGCCGCGCTGTTCTCGGCTCGGGTGCTGGGCGCGGCGGCGGGACGTCCGGGAATCTACGTCGCCCTGCCCACCACGGCCACGGCGGACCAGATGTTCGCGCGCGTCGCCCGCTACCTCTCCCGGCGCGGCGTCGGCGACGTCTCGCAGGCCCTCCTGCACGGCATGGCGTGGTTGAGCCCAGTGGACGAGATGATTGCGAAGGCGGTGTCGGCCGACGGCGTCTCAGGCGATCGCGAGACGCGGGCCCGGTTTCCGGAATGGATGCGGGGCCGCAAACGCGGCCTGCTCGCAGGCGTCGGCATCGGGACCATCGACCAAGCGCTGTTGGCCGTCCTGCCGACCCGGCACAACGCGCTGCGGATGTTCGCCCTAGCCGGCAAGACGGTGGTCATCGACGAGGTGCACGCCTTCGGTCCCTACATGCGGAGCCTGCTGGTCACACTGTTGAGCTGGCTGGGTGAACTGCGGATTCCCGTCGTCCTGCTCTCGGCGACGCTGCCCGCGCACGTTGCCGCCGAACTCGCCGCCGCCTACCGGGGGAGCGCGGCGCCGGGGGAGCTGACCGATCCGGTGGTGTCCTATCCGGGCTGGACCTACGTGCAGCGCGACACGCCGCCGATCTCCCACGCCGTATCGTTCCCGGCGGAGCAGCGGCGCACGCTGCTGGTGGAGCGGCGGCCGATCGCCGTCGGCGACGACGGTGAACTCGACCGGATCTCCGTGCTGACGAGGGAGTTCGGCGACCTGGCGGCTGAGGGCGGCTGCGCGGCGGTGATCTGCACGACCGTCGCGCAGGCCCAACAGACCTACGACGGCCTGCTGTCCTGGCGGGCGACCGTGCCGGCGTCGCAGCGGCCGGACGTCGTCCTGCTCCACTCACGGTTCCCGGTGTGGCAGCGGGAAGCGATCACCACCCGAGTCACCACCGGGCTGGGACGAGACGGCGTCCGGCCCGACCGGCTGATCCTGGTGTCCACTCAGGTCATCGAACAGAGCCTGGACCTGGATTTGGACTTCCTCGTCAGCGACCTCGCCCCCGTCGAGCTGCTCCTGCAACGGGCGGGCAGACTGCACCGCCACCCCAGCCGCGACGCGGGCCGCCCCCCGTGGGCGTCGGCCGTCGGCGGCGAACCCCGCCGCATGGTGGTGCTGACGGCACCCGAAGGAGACCTGACACGCATCCCCGGTGCCTGGAGCTACATCTACCCGGCCGCGGCGCTGATCCGGGCCGATCGTCTGCTGGCGGAACGGGAAGCCAGCGGGATCGTCGTCCCCGACGACGTGCAGGAACTGGTCGACCGAGGCAACCCCGGCGACTTCCCGGCGCACCAGGACCCACTGCTGGTCGGATTCGAGAAAGCCGAGACGGAGCGTAGCGCCGACGTGATGGTGGAACAGCAGTTCGCCCACAACCGGCAGATTCCGCAACCACGGCGACTGACGAGACTGGCCGACCTGTCGGTCGGGGACATGCCCCCGGAGGATCACGCCGCGACCCGCTTCAACGCCGACTCCGTGCGGGTCCTGCCCTGCTACGAGGACGTCGACCGCGAACTGCGACTCGGCGGACCGAATGGCGAGACACTGCCCACGCCCGACTCCCAAGGACAACTCGCCCGCGCCGAGCTGATCGCCGTCATGCGACACACGATCCCCGTCTCCGGACACCTCGTCGCCGGACGCGGCGACGACCACGCCCTTCCCCCGCCGTGGCGGGACATCTGGCCGCTGGGCGACCTCGTGCTGCTCCGCCAGCCGGTGGACGAGACGGGACGGATCAGCCCCGCCCGCATCGGCGAGCGGACCTTCCTCCTCGATGCGGAACGGGGGTTGGTGGAGGTCGGGGAGGGGTGA
- a CDS encoding alpha/beta fold hydrolase: MTPRQSTGIDHTTTPDGLTPHVLNRRGTPLHYWTSVRPGAQTVVFLHGATMNHRMFNAQIPAVRDHYSVLVWDARGHGSSTPFGMERASIEDYVDDLLAVLDQENIERAVIVGQSMGGYTAQHLVRLQPHRVEALVVIGATPIAKPLSRAEMAAVGSVPTILRLWPLRSMRKAMASATTIRADVEAFARESLNGISQRDLIRILGAVATAVSRTGHPDFRIDVPCLLTHGDQDDRGTIARDMPGWAAADDRAEYVVIPDAGHNANQDNAEHFNRELLRFLRTLPSP, from the coding sequence ATGACACCACGGCAGTCCACCGGCATCGACCACACCACCACACCGGACGGCCTCACCCCGCACGTCCTGAATCGACGCGGGACGCCGCTGCACTACTGGACCTCGGTGCGTCCCGGCGCGCAGACCGTCGTGTTCCTCCACGGGGCCACCATGAACCACCGCATGTTCAACGCCCAGATCCCCGCCGTCCGCGACCACTACTCGGTGCTGGTCTGGGACGCCAGAGGACACGGCTCCTCCACGCCGTTCGGCATGGAACGGGCGAGCATCGAGGACTACGTCGACGACCTCCTCGCCGTGCTCGATCAGGAGAACATCGAACGGGCCGTCATCGTGGGACAGTCCATGGGCGGCTACACGGCACAACATCTCGTCCGGCTACAGCCACATCGAGTCGAAGCGCTCGTCGTGATCGGAGCCACCCCGATCGCGAAGCCACTGAGCCGGGCCGAGATGGCGGCGGTCGGATCGGTGCCCACCATCCTGCGCTTATGGCCGCTGCGCAGCATGCGCAAGGCGATGGCCTCGGCCACGACGATCCGCGCCGACGTCGAGGCATTCGCTCGGGAATCGCTGAACGGCATCAGCCAACGAGACCTCATCCGCATCCTCGGCGCCGTCGCCACGGCGGTGAGCCGCACCGGACATCCCGACTTCCGGATCGACGTGCCCTGCCTGTTGACCCACGGAGATCAAGACGACCGAGGCACGATCGCCCGCGACATGCCCGGCTGGGCGGCGGCCGACGACCGCGCCGAGTACGTCGTCATCCCCGACGCCGGCCACAACGCCAACCAGGACAACGCCGAGCACTTCAACCGCGAGCTACTCCGGTTCCTCCGCACCCTGCCGAGCCCGTGA
- a CDS encoding TetR/AcrR family transcriptional regulator → MRSRKSAAESDLTTRARIRDAAVACFGRHGFDVPVRTIAEHAGVSPGLVIHHFGSKPDLRRACDEHVAGRIAELTDEGMGDGGAQTFLHQLATVERYATLTGYVVRTLRDGGSLAVALYARMVDDVTDFFARSEAAGMIRPSRDPEGRARWAVASAVGSLLLLVALRHPGADVDYTRVIAEWAAQFTLPTLELYTEGLFTDSAILDDYLRHLGAAAADGDPA, encoded by the coding sequence ATGCGTTCAAGAAAGTCGGCGGCGGAATCGGACCTGACCACGCGGGCACGCATACGCGATGCCGCCGTCGCATGCTTCGGCAGGCACGGATTCGATGTTCCCGTGCGCACGATCGCCGAGCACGCGGGTGTCTCGCCAGGCCTGGTGATCCATCACTTCGGCTCCAAACCGGACCTGCGCCGCGCCTGCGACGAGCATGTGGCAGGCCGGATCGCCGAACTCACCGACGAGGGAATGGGCGACGGCGGCGCCCAGACGTTCCTGCATCAGCTCGCCACCGTCGAGCGGTACGCGACCCTCACCGGATACGTCGTCCGCACCCTGCGCGACGGCGGGTCGCTCGCCGTCGCACTGTATGCGCGGATGGTCGACGACGTCACGGACTTCTTCGCGCGAAGCGAGGCGGCGGGAATGATCCGGCCGAGTCGCGATCCGGAGGGGCGCGCGCGGTGGGCGGTGGCCTCCGCCGTCGGGTCACTGCTCCTGCTCGTCGCGCTGCGCCACCCCGGCGCCGACGTCGACTACACACGAGTGATCGCGGAGTGGGCCGCCCAGTTCACGCTGCCCACCCTCGAGTTGTACACCGAAGGCCTCTTCACCGATAGCGCGATCCTCGACGACTACCTGCGTCACCTCGGCGCCGCCGCAGCCGACGGCGACCCCGCCTGA
- a CDS encoding DUF1707 SHOCT-like domain-containing protein, which produces MEDEQIEVRIGDRERRSVDARLRAALDDGVLTLTEYDERTAKCWAARTREDLRLLTRDLPEPAAQADDDGTPSAAPQPAARTTAPAKSDEDECDDEQPGLVSRMVSAVVTGVLVVAGGFLGWQVISSDDGAAVFGRQTVHVGEGQESVEVGALLGRVEIIVPEGVRARPSGTLFFGRTDCEQACAADAGAEEITVDVTGAFARVDVLTQQEYAQDDRDDD; this is translated from the coding sequence GTGGAGGACGAGCAGATCGAGGTACGCATCGGTGATCGCGAGCGCCGGAGCGTGGACGCCCGGTTGCGTGCGGCGCTGGACGACGGCGTCTTGACGTTGACCGAGTACGACGAGCGGACGGCGAAGTGCTGGGCCGCGCGAACACGGGAGGACTTGCGGCTGCTCACGCGCGATCTTCCGGAGCCCGCCGCGCAGGCGGACGACGACGGCACGCCGTCCGCCGCGCCGCAGCCTGCCGCGCGAACGACCGCCCCCGCGAAGTCCGATGAGGACGAGTGCGATGACGAGCAGCCCGGCCTCGTCTCCCGCATGGTCAGCGCGGTGGTCACCGGAGTCCTGGTCGTGGCGGGCGGCTTCCTCGGCTGGCAGGTGATCAGCTCCGACGACGGCGCCGCCGTGTTCGGCCGTCAGACGGTCCACGTCGGCGAGGGTCAGGAGTCCGTCGAGGTGGGCGCGCTGCTCGGGCGGGTGGAGATCATCGTCCCCGAGGGTGTGCGGGCGCGTCCCTCCGGCACGCTGTTCTTCGGTCGGACCGACTGTGAACAGGCCTGCGCGGCCGACGCGGGGGCGGAGGAGATCACCGTCGACGTGACGGGCGCGTTCGCCCGGGTCGACGTCCTCACCCAGCAGGAGTACGCGCAGGACGACCGGGACGACGACTGA
- a CDS encoding FMN-dependent NADH-azoreductase gives MTLLRIDTSVRRQGSVSRELADVFADAWPEEEIVRRDLTACPDLHATWQDAVAAGFLPEEQRTPAMRAAKAAATELADEALAAREIAVAAPLYNFGAPATLKSWIDLLITDPRFDPRHTPQGQALAGVPVTLLIARGGGYRPGTPREGWDHATPYLRRIFGDLFGAEVTVIAAELTAVEFDPSMAALRPQAAASRAEARSTAATVAAQHAARRGRERVLVEPSGNRR, from the coding sequence ATGACACTGCTCCGCATCGACACGAGTGTCCGCCGCCAGGGCTCCGTCAGCCGCGAACTCGCCGACGTCTTCGCCGACGCCTGGCCCGAGGAGGAGATCGTGCGCCGCGACCTCACCGCCTGCCCGGACCTGCACGCCACCTGGCAGGACGCCGTGGCGGCCGGCTTCCTGCCCGAGGAGCAGCGGACGCCGGCCATGCGCGCGGCCAAGGCCGCCGCCACCGAACTGGCCGACGAGGCACTGGCCGCGCGCGAGATCGCCGTGGCCGCGCCGCTGTACAACTTCGGCGCACCCGCCACGCTGAAGTCCTGGATCGACCTGCTCATCACCGACCCCCGGTTCGACCCCCGGCACACCCCGCAGGGCCAGGCCCTGGCAGGCGTCCCGGTGACGCTGCTGATCGCGCGTGGCGGCGGCTACCGCCCCGGCACGCCCCGCGAGGGCTGGGATCACGCGACGCCGTACCTGCGACGCATCTTCGGCGACCTGTTCGGCGCGGAGGTCACCGTGATCGCCGCCGAGCTGACCGCCGTCGAGTTCGACCCGTCGATGGCCGCGCTGCGCCCGCAGGCGGCGGCGTCGCGAGCCGAGGCCCGATCCACGGCCGCGACCGTCGCCGCACAGCACGCGGCGCGCCGAGGCCGCGAGCGGGTGCTCGTCGAGCCGTCGGGCAACCGCCGGTGA
- a CDS encoding sigma-70 family RNA polymerase sigma factor, with product MNERDTAARLFEAHRSQLRAVAYRMLGSTTEAEDAVQETWVRFDRADTAAVDNLGGWLTRVVARVSLDMLRSRRARRERPVGWPPAEAGGPAEDDPGAADPEHEAVLADSVSRALLVVLETLTPGERIAFVLHDGFAVSFAEIGALLDRSPDAAKKLAQRARRKVRGDRRPDVGSADLARHRRVVDAFVAAVRGGDLNGLLTVLHPDVVRRVDGVGLPAGVPAVVRGAREVIAEARLFAGRAARARPVLVDGAPGAVVTGGDGLELALTFLIDGDLITEFHVITDPDRLRRLRLGD from the coding sequence ATGAACGAGCGGGACACGGCGGCGCGGCTGTTCGAGGCGCATCGGTCGCAGCTGCGGGCGGTCGCCTACCGGATGCTGGGGTCGACCACCGAGGCCGAGGACGCCGTGCAGGAGACGTGGGTCCGGTTCGATCGGGCCGACACGGCTGCGGTGGACAATCTCGGCGGCTGGTTGACTCGGGTGGTCGCTCGGGTGTCGCTGGACATGCTGCGCTCGCGGCGAGCACGGCGGGAACGGCCCGTGGGGTGGCCGCCTGCGGAGGCCGGGGGCCCGGCCGAGGACGATCCCGGCGCGGCCGATCCGGAGCACGAGGCGGTGCTGGCCGACTCGGTGAGCCGGGCGCTGCTGGTGGTGTTGGAGACGCTGACGCCGGGGGAACGGATCGCGTTCGTGCTGCACGACGGCTTCGCGGTGTCGTTCGCGGAGATCGGCGCGTTGCTGGACCGATCCCCGGACGCGGCGAAGAAGCTGGCGCAGCGCGCCCGGCGGAAGGTGCGTGGCGACCGTCGTCCGGACGTCGGCAGTGCCGATCTCGCCCGGCATCGGAGGGTCGTCGACGCCTTCGTGGCCGCCGTGCGCGGCGGTGATCTGAACGGGCTGCTCACGGTGCTGCATCCCGACGTCGTGCGGCGGGTCGACGGGGTGGGGCTGCCCGCAGGCGTTCCCGCCGTGGTGCGGGGCGCGCGTGAGGTGATCGCCGAGGCGAGGCTGTTCGCCGGGCGGGCGGCGCGGGCGCGTCCGGTACTGGTCGACGGCGCTCCGGGCGCCGTGGTGACCGGCGGCGACGGGCTCGAACTGGCCCTGACCTTCCTGATCGACGGCGACCTGATCACCGAGTTCCACGTGATCACCGACCCCGACCGGCTCCGGCGGCTGCGCCTCGGCGACTGA
- a CDS encoding RNA polymerase sigma factor, giving the protein MRPAARAALGAEIMSHWPALLRAARRIVDDPATAEDLAAEAVARTLRICLVEGQHIDHLRAYLCTAVRTIGVDHHRRDRHVAFVGDFRDDQHPLSAAADTALWERLVRAEEHENIARAYGELRTRWQDVLYRIDIEGDLLIDVATDLGMRPNSVAALLWRARRALRESYLA; this is encoded by the coding sequence ATGCGACCCGCCGCCCGCGCCGCCCTCGGCGCGGAGATCATGAGCCACTGGCCCGCGCTGCTGCGCGCCGCCCGCCGCATCGTCGACGACCCCGCCACCGCCGAAGACCTCGCCGCCGAGGCCGTCGCCAGAACCCTGCGGATCTGCCTCGTCGAGGGACAGCACATCGACCATCTGCGGGCCTACCTGTGCACGGCGGTCCGGACCATCGGCGTCGACCACCACCGGCGAGACCGGCACGTCGCCTTCGTCGGCGACTTCCGCGACGACCAGCACCCCCTCAGCGCCGCCGCCGACACCGCGCTGTGGGAACGCCTGGTGCGCGCCGAGGAACACGAGAACATCGCCCGCGCCTACGGCGAACTGCGCACCCGCTGGCAGGACGTCCTGTACCGCATCGACATCGAAGGCGACCTGCTCATCGACGTCGCCACCGACCTCGGCATGCGACCCAACTCGGTGGCCGCTCTCCTCTGGCGGGCTCGCCGGGCGCTGCGCGAGAGCTATCTGGCGTAG
- a CDS encoding helix-turn-helix domain-containing protein, protein MAGINRSPRARALADVLRASRKQTGLTVRGLADRIKAHHSLISRYETGARVPKENEVATILGALGLGAEERERILTMARDVDRETWSEIPSRGATAQLDTLMKYEQDAIAISEVNPMLIPGLCQTRRYARAIMSSAPSRIPPAEAEGRVIYRLGRQGILDGPQAPRLTVLIDEHALHRRIGGPEVMAEQLDHLSWVATKPNIEVRVISLDVGYHAALTSGWIVLEFEEAPPVVLLEHFNSGTFIHSRRDTRSFLDARESLLSAAMSAEDSLTLIRSNADHHRQGGELHGRI, encoded by the coding sequence ATGGCAGGCATAAACCGCTCTCCGCGAGCACGGGCACTCGCCGACGTGCTCCGCGCGAGCCGCAAACAGACCGGCCTGACTGTGCGCGGTCTGGCCGATCGGATCAAAGCCCATCACTCGCTCATCAGCCGCTATGAGACTGGCGCCAGGGTCCCCAAAGAAAACGAAGTGGCAACGATCCTCGGAGCTCTGGGCCTCGGCGCCGAGGAGCGGGAGCGAATTCTCACCATGGCTCGCGACGTCGACCGCGAAACCTGGTCGGAGATTCCCAGCCGCGGGGCGACCGCACAGCTCGATACCCTCATGAAATACGAGCAGGACGCCATCGCGATCTCCGAGGTCAATCCGATGCTGATCCCTGGGCTCTGCCAGACGAGGCGATACGCGCGAGCGATCATGTCCAGCGCACCGAGCCGAATTCCGCCAGCCGAGGCGGAGGGCCGTGTGATCTACAGACTCGGACGTCAGGGCATCCTAGACGGTCCGCAGGCGCCACGGCTCACCGTGTTGATCGATGAACATGCACTGCACCGTAGGATCGGTGGTCCAGAGGTGATGGCTGAACAGCTCGACCACCTCTCATGGGTCGCTACGAAACCGAATATCGAGGTTCGGGTGATCAGCCTCGATGTCGGCTACCACGCCGCGCTAACCAGCGGATGGATAGTGTTGGAGTTCGAGGAGGCCCCGCCGGTCGTCCTTCTGGAGCATTTCAACTCCGGGACGTTCATACACAGCCGTCGTGACACACGCTCGTTCCTCGACGCTCGAGAGAGCCTGCTGTCAGCAGCCATGAGTGCCGAAGACTCCCTTACTCTCATCAGGAGCAACGCTGATCACCATCGTCAAGGAGGGGAACTACATGGCCGTATCTGA
- a CDS encoding DUF397 domain-containing protein, protein MAVSDRWRKSTYSGEAVACVEIGQRQDHIAIRDTKNRLGGTLVVSRAAFGSFLSSVKSPRRG, encoded by the coding sequence ATGGCCGTATCTGACCGCTGGAGAAAGTCGACGTACTCTGGCGAAGCCGTCGCCTGCGTGGAGATCGGCCAGCGCCAGGACCACATCGCCATCCGCGACACCAAGAACCGCCTCGGCGGCACGCTCGTCGTCAGCCGGGCCGCGTTCGGCTCGTTCCTCAGCTCGGTCAAGTCCCCCCGACGAGGCTGA
- a CDS encoding ABC transporter ATP-binding protein has product MIEAANLTKRYGEKTAVDDLSFTVRPGAVTGFLGPNGAGKSTTMRMIVGLDAPTSGTVTVDGRPYAEHAAPQREVGALLEAKAVHTGRSAYHHLRAMAALTGIPRRRVDEVIDLVGLADVARRRAGGFSLGMGQRLGIAAALLGDPRTLILDEPVNGLDPDGVLWIRTLLKDVAAEGRAVLVSSHLMSEMALTAEHLIVIGRGRLIADVSVGEFVARAARDSVLVRSPAATRLREVLAEDGVVVSGVERGLLDVTGLTAAQIGDRAHAANIPVHELTPQRPSLEEAFMALTRDSVEYHGGIAARPDPGASSRAGLDAAPPRTAVDDIVRTGNRPTASTPQAAEPADRAREITTSGRTRR; this is encoded by the coding sequence ATGATCGAGGCAGCGAACCTGACCAAGCGCTACGGCGAGAAGACCGCCGTCGACGACCTGTCGTTCACCGTTCGCCCGGGCGCCGTCACCGGCTTCCTCGGCCCCAACGGCGCGGGCAAGTCCACCACCATGCGGATGATCGTCGGCCTGGACGCCCCCACCTCGGGCACGGTCACCGTCGACGGCAGGCCCTACGCCGAGCACGCCGCGCCGCAGCGCGAGGTCGGCGCCCTCCTGGAGGCCAAGGCCGTCCACACCGGACGGTCGGCCTATCACCACCTGCGTGCCATGGCCGCCCTCACCGGCATTCCCCGCCGCCGCGTCGACGAGGTGATCGACCTGGTCGGCCTCGCCGACGTCGCCCGCCGACGTGCGGGCGGCTTCTCCCTCGGCATGGGGCAACGCCTGGGCATCGCCGCCGCCCTGCTCGGCGACCCGAGGACCCTCATCCTCGACGAGCCCGTCAACGGGCTCGACCCCGACGGCGTCCTGTGGATCCGCACGCTGCTCAAGGACGTCGCCGCCGAGGGCCGCGCCGTCCTCGTCTCCTCCCATCTCATGAGCGAGATGGCCCTGACCGCCGAACACCTGATCGTCATCGGCCGAGGCAGGCTCATCGCCGACGTCTCCGTCGGCGAGTTCGTCGCCCGCGCCGCCCGTGACAGCGTGCTGGTCCGCTCCCCGGCGGCGACCCGGCTCCGCGAGGTCCTCGCCGAGGACGGCGTGGTGGTCAGCGGCGTCGAACGAGGCCTGCTCGACGTCACCGGCCTGACCGCCGCCCAGATCGGCGACCGCGCCCACGCCGCGAACATCCCCGTGCACGAGCTGACCCCGCAGCGTCCCTCCCTCGAAGAGGCCTTCATGGCCCTGACCAGGGACTCCGTCGAGTATCACGGCGGCATCGCGGCGCGCCCCGATCCCGGTGCGTCGAGCCGGGCCGGACTCGACGCCGCGCCGCCCCGAACCGCCGTGGACGACATCGTGCGGACCGGGAACCGCCCGACCGCGAGCACCCCGCAGGCAGCCGAGCCCGCCGACCGGGCGCGCGAGATTACCACCTCCGGAAGGACCCGCCGATGA